The genomic stretch TTGGATTAAAAAAATCTAGTTAATCGAAAAAAGATCTTTAAACAAATTAAAAAATTCAATTATTTTCTACAGAATACTTTAAGTTAGTTAAAAGCCCTGCTAGTTTCTTATATTTCCTTATGCCCACAAATTATTTTTCTGGTATTTTTTTCAAATTTATCTAAAATATTAACACTTAGTTTACTAGCAGATGATTAGAATAAGAGACAGAAAATTTTGAACTTTTTAGCCAATATGCACGCTACATCCATTCGTAGTCTGAAAAAAATCACAACGCTTTTAGTTGTCCTGTTGGGCTTGTGGAGCTCTAATCCAGCCAAATCTGTGGGGCTTGTCGCTGAAGATCTCACAGAGGTTCAAGACAGTGAGTTTGTTCAGGATGTCGATGATCCCTTCGAAGATATTAACCGCGTTATTTTTGCAATCAACATGGGACTCGACACTGTCTTTTTCCGCCCTCTTTCTGAACTTTATGGTGAAGCAGTTCCGGATCCAGTCCGCAAAGGTGTGCACAACGTTGTAAGAAACCTTAATACACCTGTTACCCTTGCCAACGACATTCTGCAATTCAATCCAGATCGAGCAGGGGTAACGATCTTTCGTTTCCTCATCAACACAACTATTGGATTGGGAGGATTGTTTGATGTTGCTAGTGAAATGGGCTTTGAACATCACTATGAGGATTTTGGCCAAACTCTTGCCTCTGCTGGTATTGACGGTGGCCCTTACCTGATGTTGCCAATTCTAGGTCCATCAAACACAAGAGATCTCGTGGGGCGTGTTGCTGATTTCTTTATGGATCCAATTAACTGGATTGTCGCTAATAACGACGTTGAGTGGGTTGGATGGACTCGAGCCGGTGTTGACCTTTTGGATGTTCGCACAAATTCAAGAGAGCTCACTGACAGAGTTGAAAAAACACTTGACCCCTACGCACAATATCGTAGTCTCTACACTCAAAGTCGCAAATATCGTATTCGTAATGAGATTGTCGAAACGGGTGACTTGCCTCAGGTTTATGAGGAAAATGGTCAAGAGCTAGAGGAATAGCTGTAGGTTTATTTGATGAGAAGAGTGTTATTTATTATTTTATGTGTCTTTTCGGTAAATTGTCTTAGAACACAAGAGCCAGTTATGTGTGCCCCAGTGCCACAAGAAGCTGAAGCAGCAGAACAATTGGTTGCCTCTATTGGGAACCAAATTATTGACTTAATCAAACAAACTTCTTTACCTCTCCAGCAAAAAGAAGATCGGTTTCGAGAGATTATGACCCAGAATTTCTCTCTGCGAAACATTGCACAGTTTGTACTTGGACGCTATTGGCGTACAGCAACACCTGAAGAGAGAAAAAAATATGTAGAACTTTTTAAAAATGTTGTCATCG from Pseudomonadota bacterium encodes the following:
- a CDS encoding VacJ family lipoprotein, whose translation is MNFLANMHATSIRSLKKITTLLVVLLGLWSSNPAKSVGLVAEDLTEVQDSEFVQDVDDPFEDINRVIFAINMGLDTVFFRPLSELYGEAVPDPVRKGVHNVVRNLNTPVTLANDILQFNPDRAGVTIFRFLINTTIGLGGLFDVASEMGFEHHYEDFGQTLASAGIDGGPYLMLPILGPSNTRDLVGRVADFFMDPINWIVANNDVEWVGWTRAGVDLLDVRTNSRELTDRVEKTLDPYAQYRSLYTQSRKYRIRNEIVETGDLPQVYEENGQELEE